From the Microbacterium sp. W4I4 genome, one window contains:
- a CDS encoding ATP-binding cassette domain-containing protein, which translates to MSDALVEVDDLHVTYGRRGAVRHGRGVHAVRGVSLRLYAGRTLGLVGESGCGKSSLIRALFGLSPIVSGAVRAFGEDITHLPARGRRQLGRRMQMVFQDPYSALDPRMTVHEIVAEPLRITGGYERSHVDELLDRVGVSAEMAERRPGEFSGGQRQRVGIARALALRPQVLVLDEPVSALDVSIQAQILNLLEDLQHEFDLAYLFVSHDLGVVRHVADDVVVMNAGEFVEQGAMTKVFDSPQHPYTQTLLASIPRVDFV; encoded by the coding sequence ATGTCGGATGCGCTCGTCGAGGTCGACGACCTGCACGTGACATACGGACGCCGTGGAGCCGTTCGCCACGGCCGGGGCGTTCACGCCGTGCGCGGCGTGAGCCTGCGCCTGTACGCCGGCAGGACCCTGGGCCTGGTCGGCGAATCGGGATGCGGCAAATCGTCGCTGATCCGTGCCCTGTTCGGACTTAGCCCTATCGTCTCAGGCGCCGTCCGCGCCTTCGGCGAGGACATCACGCATCTACCCGCGCGCGGGCGGCGCCAGCTCGGCAGACGGATGCAGATGGTCTTCCAAGACCCGTACTCGGCGCTGGACCCCCGGATGACCGTGCACGAGATCGTTGCCGAGCCGTTGCGAATCACTGGCGGCTATGAGCGCAGCCACGTCGACGAGTTGCTCGACCGCGTCGGAGTGAGCGCCGAGATGGCCGAGCGCCGGCCAGGCGAGTTCTCGGGCGGTCAGCGCCAACGCGTCGGCATCGCCCGTGCCCTGGCGCTGAGGCCCCAAGTGCTCGTGCTCGATGAGCCGGTCTCGGCATTGGACGTGTCGATCCAGGCACAGATCCTGAACCTGCTTGAGGATCTGCAGCACGAGTTCGACCTCGCCTATCTGTTCGTCTCGCACGACCTGGGCGTGGTGCGCCATGTCGCCGACGACGTCGTGGTGATGAATGCCGGCGAGTTCGTGGAGCAAGGCGCCATGACCAAGGTGTTCGACTCGCCGCAACATCCGTACACGCAGACGCTGCTCGCCTCGATCCCGCGGGTCGACTTCGTCTGA
- a CDS encoding phosphoribosyltransferase — protein sequence MHEQSRHPVVQVYRARVSPDEPVLLVDDLADSRWTLTVAARTLRQAGASAVLPFVLGLWG from the coding sequence GTGCACGAGCAATCCCGGCATCCGGTCGTGCAGGTGTACCGGGCCCGCGTCAGTCCGGACGAACCGGTGCTGCTGGTCGACGACCTCGCCGACAGCCGGTGGACGCTCACGGTCGCCGCGCGCACGCTGCGCCAGGCCGGTGCAAGCGCGGTGCTGCCGTTCGTGCTCGGGTTATGGGGCTGA
- a CDS encoding Type 1 glutamine amidotransferase-like domain-containing protein: protein MSVHLLGGGALEPTDAPLYAPFLAEATARARATGRAVPTVAIVSIHPGGPERGEVLRRVLAAAGDVEAHVTTSPGGEKLPLTAIAGVDGILVGGGIVEEVRSGLEPLFDELRHQVSGGVPYLGVSAGAMVAAKVSLGGGSRIDGVIVCPEEPDDPGLELEVEAGIGLIDVSIDPHLAQRGTLSRIVAAVESGLIPGALGIDERTVLIVGDGGFRVEGSGNVWRVLPGDGGVTVSTIGT from the coding sequence GTGAGCGTCCATCTGCTGGGCGGCGGCGCGCTCGAGCCGACGGACGCCCCGTTGTACGCCCCGTTCCTCGCCGAGGCGACGGCACGCGCTCGGGCCACCGGGCGCGCCGTGCCCACGGTCGCGATCGTGTCGATCCACCCGGGCGGGCCGGAGCGCGGTGAAGTGCTGCGACGCGTGCTCGCCGCGGCCGGCGATGTCGAGGCGCACGTGACCACCTCGCCGGGCGGTGAGAAGCTGCCGCTCACCGCGATCGCGGGGGTCGACGGCATCCTCGTCGGCGGTGGCATCGTCGAGGAGGTCCGTTCCGGACTGGAACCGCTCTTCGACGAGCTTCGCCATCAGGTTTCGGGCGGAGTGCCCTATCTCGGTGTGTCGGCCGGCGCGATGGTCGCTGCCAAGGTTTCGCTCGGCGGCGGCTCCCGTATCGACGGTGTGATCGTCTGCCCCGAGGAGCCCGACGACCCGGGCCTCGAGCTCGAGGTGGAAGCCGGCATCGGCCTGATCGACGTTTCGATCGACCCGCACCTCGCGCAGCGCGGCACGCTCTCCAGAATCGTCGCGGCCGTGGAGTCCGGACTCATCCCGGGTGCGCTCGGAATCGACGAGCGCACGGTGCTGATCGTCGGCGACGGCGGGTTCCGGGTCGAAGGCAGCGGCAACGTGTGGCGGGTGCTGCCCGGCGACGGGGGCGTGACGGTCTCGACCATCGGCACCTGA
- a CDS encoding RecQ family ATP-dependent DNA helicase, whose amino-acid sequence MTSSSATHEAALLALRDLVGRPDADFHDGQYEAIEALVEGRRRALVVQRTGWGKSAVYFVATLLLRRQGAGPTVLVSPLLALMRDQIAAAERAGVRAVAINSTNAHEWDDVLGQLDRDEVDVLLVSPERLNNPSFREQRLPALVKRIGMLVVDEAHCISDWGHDFRPDYRRLRDLITQMPHGVPVLATTATANSRVVADVAEQLGSGGGEVLTIRGPLARASLRLGVLQLPNSASRLAWLLSHLDDLPGSGIIYTLTVAAAVDTARMLRDHGHEVRAYTGQTDAEEREESERMLKRNEVKALIATSALGMGFDKPDLGFVLHLGAPSSPVAYYQQVGRAGRASDSADVLLLPGVEDRDIWHYFATASMPDQERAERVIAALSDAPTSTPALEAMVDIRRTPLELLLKVLDVDGAVRRVQGGWVATGQPWTYDAERYERIAGERRAEQQHMIEYQRTDGCRMEFLQRSLDDDTAAPCGRCDNCAGVWFPSDVAADAGAAAAESLDRVGVPIEARKQWPTGADRLGVPAKGRIGPGEQAAEGRALARLTDLGWGGALREIFAAGAPDAPVSPQVLGACVRVLAGWGWDERPVAVVGMPSRSRPQLVDSLARGIAEIGKLPYLGELGFANGGPTGGPGGNSAFRVAGLWDRFTAEGLDIPEGPVLLVDDLADSRWTLSVAARTLRQAGASAVLPFVLGLRG is encoded by the coding sequence ATGACCTCCTCATCGGCCACGCACGAGGCCGCCCTCCTCGCCCTGCGCGATCTCGTCGGGCGACCGGATGCCGATTTCCACGACGGGCAGTACGAGGCGATCGAGGCGCTGGTCGAGGGGCGCCGCCGCGCGCTCGTCGTGCAGCGCACAGGTTGGGGGAAGTCGGCGGTGTACTTCGTCGCGACCCTGCTGCTGCGCCGTCAGGGTGCAGGCCCGACTGTGCTGGTCTCGCCGCTGCTGGCGCTGATGCGCGACCAGATCGCGGCCGCCGAGCGCGCCGGGGTGCGGGCGGTCGCCATCAACTCCACCAACGCGCACGAGTGGGACGACGTGCTCGGTCAACTGGACCGTGACGAGGTGGATGTGCTGCTCGTCTCGCCGGAGCGGCTGAACAACCCGTCCTTCCGCGAGCAGCGGCTGCCCGCGCTGGTCAAGCGCATCGGCATGCTCGTCGTCGACGAGGCGCACTGCATCAGCGACTGGGGCCACGACTTCCGTCCCGACTACCGGCGTCTGCGCGACCTGATCACCCAGATGCCGCACGGTGTCCCGGTGCTCGCCACCACCGCCACCGCGAACAGCCGCGTCGTGGCGGACGTCGCCGAGCAGCTGGGTTCGGGCGGCGGCGAGGTGCTCACCATCCGGGGCCCGCTGGCCCGGGCATCCCTGCGTCTCGGCGTGCTGCAGCTGCCGAACTCCGCCAGCCGGCTCGCCTGGCTGCTCAGCCATCTCGATGACCTGCCGGGCTCCGGCATCATCTACACCCTCACCGTGGCGGCGGCGGTCGACACCGCGAGGATGCTGCGCGACCACGGACACGAGGTGCGGGCGTACACCGGGCAGACGGATGCCGAGGAGCGCGAGGAATCCGAGCGGATGCTCAAGCGCAACGAGGTGAAGGCGCTGATCGCCACGAGTGCGCTGGGCATGGGGTTCGACAAGCCGGACCTCGGATTCGTCCTGCACCTCGGTGCACCCTCGTCGCCGGTCGCGTACTACCAGCAGGTCGGTCGTGCCGGGCGTGCCAGCGACAGCGCCGACGTGCTGCTGCTGCCGGGCGTCGAGGACCGCGACATCTGGCACTACTTCGCCACCGCCTCGATGCCCGACCAGGAGCGGGCTGAGCGCGTGATCGCCGCGCTCAGCGACGCCCCGACCTCCACGCCCGCGCTGGAGGCGATGGTCGACATCCGCCGCACCCCGCTGGAGCTGCTGCTGAAGGTGCTCGACGTCGACGGTGCGGTCAGGCGGGTGCAGGGCGGGTGGGTCGCGACCGGGCAGCCCTGGACCTACGACGCCGAGCGCTACGAGCGCATCGCAGGCGAGCGCCGCGCAGAGCAGCAGCACATGATCGAGTACCAGCGCACCGACGGATGCCGGATGGAGTTCCTGCAGCGCTCGCTGGACGACGACACCGCCGCGCCCTGCGGTCGGTGCGACAACTGCGCGGGCGTCTGGTTCCCCAGCGATGTCGCAGCGGATGCCGGGGCGGCGGCCGCAGAATCACTCGACCGCGTGGGCGTGCCGATCGAGGCGCGCAAGCAGTGGCCGACGGGCGCCGATCGGCTCGGCGTCCCCGCCAAGGGGCGCATCGGACCAGGTGAGCAGGCCGCCGAGGGGCGGGCGCTGGCCCGGCTGACCGACCTGGGGTGGGGTGGCGCGCTGCGCGAGATCTTCGCCGCGGGCGCCCCGGATGCGCCGGTCTCGCCGCAGGTGCTGGGCGCCTGCGTCCGCGTGCTCGCCGGCTGGGGCTGGGACGAGCGTCCGGTCGCCGTCGTCGGGATGCCGTCGCGCTCGCGGCCTCAGCTGGTCGATTCGCTCGCCCGTGGCATCGCCGAGATCGGGAAGCTGCCGTATCTGGGTGAGCTGGGCTTCGCGAACGGTGGACCCACCGGCGGTCCCGGCGGCAACAGCGCCTTCCGGGTCGCCGGCCTATGGGATCGCTTCACCGCTGAAGGGCTGGACATCCCGGAAGGGCCGGTGCTGCTGGTCGACGACCTCGCCGACAGCCGGTGGACGCTCTCGGTCGCGGCGCGCACGCTGCGTCAGGCCGGTGCAAGCGCGGTGCTGCCGTTCGTGCTTGGGTTACGGGGCTGA
- a CDS encoding pilus assembly protein CpaE, which yields MITRELARDLREAGLVWHPVAADRFQLDLPDEVELEVEADVFVVSDLTIEARSTPTGTLLAFNGTTEWALDSVTLADAVWLPHEDQLRELLGGTFRMLRRDRDAFTVEIEMLGEELSFEHPDPSEAYGRALLALLRRAQ from the coding sequence ATGATCACCCGTGAGCTCGCCCGCGATCTGAGGGAGGCCGGACTCGTCTGGCATCCGGTCGCCGCTGACCGCTTCCAGCTCGACCTGCCGGACGAGGTCGAGCTGGAGGTCGAGGCCGACGTCTTCGTGGTCAGCGATCTGACCATCGAGGCGCGGAGCACGCCCACCGGAACGCTTCTCGCCTTCAACGGGACGACCGAATGGGCGCTGGACTCCGTCACCCTCGCCGACGCGGTCTGGCTTCCCCACGAGGATCAGCTGCGCGAACTGCTCGGCGGCACGTTCCGGATGCTGCGCCGCGATCGCGACGCGTTCACCGTCGAGATCGAGATGCTCGGCGAGGAGCTCTCCTTCGAGCATCCGGATCCCTCCGAGGCGTACGGAAGGGCCCTGCTGGCACTGCTGCGCCGCGCGCAGTGA
- the paaA gene encoding 1,2-phenylacetyl-CoA epoxidase subunit PaaA, whose protein sequence is MTAPADLSLVDDDADALARFDDLVAHEQRIEPRDWMPEAYRKTLIRQISQHAHSEIIGMQPEGNWITRAPSLKRKAILMAKVQDEAGHGLYLYSAAQTLGATRDGMMDQLISGRAKYSSIFNYPTPTWADMGAIGWLVDGAAIVNQVPLCRASYGPYGRAMVRVCKEESFHQRQGFEILLTLMQGTEEQREMAQDAVNRWYWPSLAMFGPPDDQSPNSAQSMKWKIKRFSNDDLRQRFVGMLVPQAEILGITLPDPKLRFDETTGEYEMGEIDWDEFFEVLRGNGPCNAERLERRRTAHEEGAWVREAAAEYARKQSLRAEGQVA, encoded by the coding sequence ATGACCGCCCCCGCAGACCTGAGTCTCGTGGATGACGATGCCGACGCACTGGCGCGCTTCGATGACCTCGTCGCACACGAGCAGCGCATCGAACCGCGCGACTGGATGCCCGAGGCGTACCGCAAGACGCTGATCCGGCAGATCTCCCAGCACGCGCACTCCGAGATCATCGGCATGCAGCCGGAGGGCAACTGGATCACCCGTGCGCCGAGCCTGAAGCGCAAGGCCATCCTGATGGCGAAGGTGCAGGACGAGGCCGGCCATGGGCTGTACCTCTACTCGGCCGCGCAGACTCTCGGCGCCACCCGCGACGGAATGATGGACCAGCTCATCAGCGGCAGGGCCAAGTACTCCTCGATCTTCAACTACCCGACCCCCACCTGGGCCGACATGGGGGCGATCGGCTGGCTGGTCGACGGCGCGGCGATCGTCAACCAGGTTCCGCTGTGCCGCGCGTCGTACGGCCCCTACGGCCGCGCGATGGTGCGGGTCTGCAAGGAGGAGTCCTTCCACCAGCGGCAGGGATTCGAGATCCTGCTGACGCTCATGCAGGGCACCGAGGAGCAGCGCGAGATGGCGCAGGATGCCGTGAACCGCTGGTACTGGCCAAGCCTGGCGATGTTCGGCCCACCGGATGACCAGTCCCCGAACTCGGCGCAGTCGATGAAGTGGAAGATCAAGCGCTTCTCCAACGACGACCTGCGTCAGCGCTTCGTCGGGATGCTGGTGCCACAGGCCGAGATCCTCGGCATCACCCTGCCCGATCCGAAGCTGCGCTTCGACGAGACGACCGGCGAATACGAGATGGGCGAGATCGACTGGGACGAGTTCTTCGAGGTGCTGCGCGGCAACGGCCCGTGCAACGCCGAACGGCTCGAGCGCCGCCGCACCGCGCATGAAGAAGGCGCGTGGGTACGCGAGGCCGCCGCCGAGTACGCCAGGAAGCAATCCCTGCGCGCAGAAGGGCAGGTGGCGTGA
- the paaB gene encoding 1,2-phenylacetyl-CoA epoxidase subunit PaaB — translation MATPGASTSPESQGQETWPLWEVFVRANRGLNHVHVGSLHAPDASMAVRNARDLYTRRGEGVSIWVAPADAITTSDPDDKGAFFESPAGKNYRHAVYYTASEGVPHL, via the coding sequence ATGGCCACTCCAGGAGCATCGACCAGCCCCGAGAGCCAGGGACAGGAGACCTGGCCGCTGTGGGAGGTCTTCGTCCGCGCGAACCGCGGCCTGAACCACGTGCACGTCGGCTCGCTGCATGCGCCCGACGCGAGCATGGCCGTGCGCAACGCGCGCGACCTGTACACCCGTCGTGGTGAGGGCGTGTCGATCTGGGTCGCACCGGCGGATGCCATCACCACGAGCGACCCGGATGACAAGGGCGCGTTCTTCGAGAGCCCGGCGGGCAAGAACTACCGTCATGCCGTGTACTACACGGCATCCGAGGGGGTGCCGCACCTGTGA
- the paaC gene encoding 1,2-phenylacetyl-CoA epoxidase subunit PaaC produces the protein MSPADVHVSVDELELASELAGGEARATSADIAEYALWLADDALILSQQLGAWISRAPELEEDVALGNIALDLLGHARSLLRYAGSWDGRSEDDLAYFRDEAEFRSAWIMEQPNGDFAQTIARQFIASAYMFELYSALRSSADQTLAAIAEKSRKEVDYHRDHAVQWVLRLAGGTDLSREKIIRALHDVWPYADELFRDEPLIDRLGDAAARPSELRAGFDAVIDEVLAEAELERPGALASRAGGRHGAHATPMGHLLAEMQVLARRHPGATW, from the coding sequence GTGAGCCCCGCAGACGTCCACGTCTCCGTCGATGAGCTGGAACTGGCATCCGAACTCGCCGGCGGCGAAGCCCGCGCGACCTCCGCCGACATCGCCGAGTACGCCCTGTGGCTGGCCGATGACGCGCTGATCCTGTCCCAGCAGCTGGGCGCCTGGATCTCGCGCGCCCCCGAGCTGGAGGAGGACGTCGCTCTCGGCAACATCGCCCTCGACCTGCTCGGTCACGCCCGCTCCCTGCTGCGCTACGCAGGATCGTGGGACGGGCGATCCGAGGACGACCTGGCGTACTTCCGCGACGAGGCTGAGTTCCGCAGCGCCTGGATCATGGAGCAGCCGAACGGCGACTTCGCGCAGACCATCGCCCGCCAGTTCATCGCATCCGCCTACATGTTCGAGCTGTACTCGGCGCTGCGCTCGTCGGCGGATCAGACCCTGGCCGCGATCGCGGAGAAGTCCCGCAAGGAGGTCGACTACCACCGCGACCACGCGGTGCAGTGGGTGCTGCGCCTGGCCGGCGGCACCGACCTCTCACGCGAGAAGATCATCCGCGCGCTGCACGACGTGTGGCCGTACGCCGACGAACTGTTCCGCGATGAACCGCTCATCGACCGTCTCGGGGATGCTGCGGCACGCCCCTCAGAGCTGCGGGCCGGCTTCGATGCCGTGATCGACGAGGTGCTCGCCGAAGCCGAGCTGGAACGCCCCGGGGCGCTCGCTTCCCGCGCCGGCGGACGTCACGGCGCCCACGCGACCCCGATGGGACATCTGCTCGCCGAGATGCAGGTGCTCGCACGACGGCATCCGGGGGCGACATGGTGA
- the paaD gene encoding 1,2-phenylacetyl-CoA epoxidase subunit PaaD yields the protein MVTTRTLDTATRAREIAARVADPEIPVLTIEDLGVLRDVRADVTGRVTVDITPTYSGCPAMDAIRDDIILALTADGFDDVDVRLVLSPAWTTDWMSENGKRKLVEYGIAPPTGRAALRQAQGPIRVNLAVKCPRCGSLSTREVSRFGSTSCKALYECRACLEPFDHFKVI from the coding sequence ATGGTGACCACCCGGACACTCGACACCGCGACCCGCGCGCGCGAGATCGCGGCGCGCGTCGCCGACCCGGAGATCCCCGTGCTCACCATCGAGGACCTCGGTGTGCTGCGCGATGTGCGAGCGGATGTCACCGGCCGCGTCACCGTCGACATCACCCCGACCTACAGCGGATGCCCCGCCATGGATGCCATCCGCGATGACATCATCCTGGCGCTGACCGCCGACGGGTTCGACGACGTCGACGTGCGGCTCGTGCTCTCCCCCGCCTGGACCACCGATTGGATGAGCGAGAACGGCAAGCGCAAGCTGGTCGAGTACGGCATCGCTCCCCCGACCGGCCGCGCCGCCCTTCGACAGGCTCAGGGACCCATCAGAGTGAATCTCGCCGTCAAGTGCCCTCGGTGCGGATCGCTGAGCACCCGCGAGGTCTCCCGCTTCGGGTCCACCTCCTGCAAGGCGCTCTACGAGTGCCGCGCATGCCTGGAGCCCTTCGACCACTTCAAGGTGATCTGA
- the paaE gene encoding 1,2-phenylacetyl-CoA epoxidase subunit PaaE: MSLFRMPDASAAPTAAHRSARDRHRARFHTLTVSEVRHLTDDAIEVTFAVPADLADEYDYLPGQYVALRMHLDGAELRRSYSLCRPPARTPDGGASLSVAVKRDEGGQFSTWAQTQLTAGFEIDVMSPQGTFTSGLSELAGTHVVGIAAGSGITPMMALARDLLTASDSTRFTLLYTNRSTGDVMFLEDLADLKDRYPTRLVLHHVLSREQRTAPVLSGRIDEERLRTILGSLILPATVDEWFLCGPFALVDLCREVLADIGVPRESIRFELFTTGDAPAERGPRRVEVRQGQKAYRIEINLDGVSSTVESPVDAHESVLNAALRVRPDAPFACSGGVCGTCRARVLEGSVTMTENYALEPDELERGYVLTCQSHPTSDRIVVDYDV; this comes from the coding sequence ATGTCGCTGTTCCGGATGCCGGATGCCTCGGCCGCGCCGACCGCGGCCCACCGCAGCGCGCGCGACCGCCACCGAGCGCGTTTCCACACGCTGACGGTGTCCGAGGTGCGCCACCTCACCGATGACGCGATCGAAGTCACCTTCGCGGTGCCTGCAGATCTCGCCGACGAGTACGACTATCTGCCCGGACAGTACGTGGCGCTGCGGATGCACCTGGACGGCGCCGAGCTGCGCCGCTCGTACTCGCTGTGCCGACCGCCGGCGAGAACACCCGACGGTGGGGCGAGTCTCAGCGTCGCCGTCAAGCGTGACGAGGGCGGCCAGTTCTCCACCTGGGCGCAGACGCAGCTGACCGCGGGGTTCGAGATCGACGTGATGAGCCCGCAGGGCACCTTCACCTCGGGGCTGTCCGAGCTGGCAGGCACGCACGTCGTCGGCATCGCGGCGGGCTCCGGGATCACGCCGATGATGGCGCTCGCGCGCGATCTGCTGACGGCATCCGACTCCACCCGGTTCACCCTGCTGTACACCAACAGATCCACCGGCGACGTGATGTTCCTCGAGGATCTCGCCGATCTCAAGGACCGCTACCCGACTCGCCTCGTGCTGCACCACGTGCTCTCCCGCGAGCAGCGCACGGCTCCGGTGCTCTCCGGCCGCATCGATGAGGAGCGACTGCGCACGATCCTGGGTTCGCTGATCCTGCCGGCCACGGTCGACGAGTGGTTCCTGTGCGGGCCGTTCGCCCTCGTGGATCTGTGCCGCGAGGTGCTGGCCGACATCGGCGTGCCGCGCGAGAGCATCCGCTTCGAGCTGTTCACCACCGGCGATGCACCCGCCGAGCGCGGACCGCGCCGGGTGGAGGTGCGGCAGGGGCAGAAGGCGTACCGGATCGAGATCAACCTCGACGGCGTCTCCTCCACGGTCGAGAGCCCGGTCGACGCGCACGAGTCCGTGCTGAACGCGGCTCTGCGGGTGCGTCCGGACGCACCGTTCGCGTGCTCGGGCGGCGTCTGCGGCACCTGCCGGGCGCGGGTGCTGGAAGGCAGCGTGACGATGACCGAGAACTATGCGCTCGAGCCCGATGAGCTCGAGCGCGGCTACGTGCTGACCTGCCAGTCCCACCCCACCAGCGACCGCATCGTCGTCGACTACGACGTCTGA
- a CDS encoding ATP-dependent DNA ligase: MMLSELVSTTDEVTATSSRLAKIDALARLLSAAEPDELAPLTGLLLASPRQGRLGVGWRTLTAVEVEHVEVPELTIGDVDASLDAVAAASGSGSAAARQELLSDLARRATAAEWDLLIRAMLGELRTGALSGVLLDAIARASGRPVATVRRAAMLSGDLGETALLALTGTEADLEAVGLQVGRPVLPMLAATAPTPSAAVELTGRASVEYKLDGARIQVHRHGDEVGVFTRSLADVTHRVPEIVEIVRGLPAHDLILDGETLSLDEDGGPRPFQDTMSRFGADVSRDLVLRPWFFDVLHLDGRDLIDKPLATRLAALEGVAGRWRMPGIVTDDPQTAEQLSREALAAGHEGVVVKAIDSPYTAGRRGKSWVKVKPVLTVDLVVLGAEWGSGRRRGMLSNLHLGALDPGGEFGAPGGLVMVGKTFKGLTDELLRWQTATFPELETHRTGQAVFLRPELVVEIAIDGVQRSPRYPGGVALRFARVKGYRPDKNVADADTIQALRALLRG; this comes from the coding sequence ATGATGCTCTCCGAGCTGGTCTCGACGACCGATGAGGTCACGGCGACGTCATCGCGGCTCGCCAAGATCGACGCGCTGGCACGCCTGCTGTCGGCGGCCGAACCCGATGAGCTCGCTCCACTCACGGGTCTGCTGCTCGCCTCTCCCCGGCAGGGCAGGCTGGGCGTCGGATGGCGGACGCTGACCGCCGTGGAGGTCGAGCACGTGGAGGTGCCCGAGCTGACGATCGGCGACGTCGATGCCTCCCTGGATGCTGTCGCCGCGGCATCCGGATCGGGCTCCGCCGCGGCGCGCCAGGAGCTGCTGTCGGACCTGGCCCGACGCGCCACCGCGGCGGAGTGGGATCTGCTGATCCGCGCGATGCTGGGCGAACTGCGCACGGGCGCGCTGTCCGGCGTGCTGCTCGACGCGATCGCACGCGCCTCCGGACGGCCTGTGGCGACCGTCCGTCGGGCGGCGATGCTCTCGGGCGATCTCGGCGAGACCGCCCTGCTCGCGCTGACCGGCACGGAGGCCGACCTCGAAGCGGTCGGTCTGCAGGTGGGCCGCCCGGTGCTGCCGATGCTGGCGGCAACCGCCCCGACCCCGTCCGCCGCAGTCGAACTGACTGGCCGCGCCTCGGTCGAGTACAAGCTCGACGGCGCGCGCATCCAGGTGCATCGGCACGGCGACGAGGTGGGGGTCTTCACGCGCAGCCTCGCCGACGTCACGCACCGGGTGCCCGAGATCGTCGAGATCGTCCGCGGGCTGCCCGCACACGATCTCATCCTCGACGGCGAGACCCTCTCCCTCGACGAGGACGGCGGCCCGCGCCCTTTCCAGGACACCATGTCGCGCTTCGGCGCCGACGTCTCGCGCGACCTCGTGCTGCGTCCGTGGTTCTTCGACGTGCTGCACCTCGACGGACGCGACCTGATCGACAAACCGCTCGCCACGCGCCTGGCCGCACTCGAGGGCGTCGCGGGCCGGTGGCGCATGCCGGGCATCGTCACCGACGACCCGCAGACGGCCGAGCAGCTGTCCCGTGAGGCGTTGGCGGCCGGGCACGAGGGTGTCGTGGTGAAGGCGATCGACTCGCCCTACACGGCCGGCCGCAGAGGAAAGTCGTGGGTGAAGGTCAAGCCCGTGCTGACCGTCGACCTCGTCGTGCTCGGCGCCGAATGGGGCTCCGGACGTCGCCGGGGGATGCTCTCGAACCTGCACCTCGGCGCGCTCGACCCCGGCGGCGAGTTCGGCGCACCCGGCGGGCTCGTGATGGTCGGCAAGACCTTCAAAGGCCTCACCGACGAACTGCTGCGCTGGCAGACCGCGACGTTCCCCGAACTCGAGACGCACCGCACAGGGCAGGCGGTCTTCCTGCGCCCTGAGCTGGTCGTCGAGATCGCGATCGACGGCGTGCAGCGCTCACCGCGATACCCCGGCGGTGTCGCACTGCGCTTCGCGCGGGTCAAGGGGTACCGCCCCGACAAGAACGTCGCCGACGCCGACACGATCCAGGCGCTGCGCGCACTGCTGCGCGGGTGA
- a CDS encoding phosphoribosyltransferase, with the protein MTDVIERETLTWNGFGDATRELARSILSSGFAPEVVVAIARGGLLPAGAIAYGLGAKNCGAINVEFYTGIGTVLDAPEVLPPELDMAYLDGRRVLLVDDVADSGRTLALAVQLLQDKGADVRSVTIYTKPTTIIQPDFAWKDTDLWIDFPWSFQGTVAEEDAGLVPSA; encoded by the coding sequence ATGACGGATGTGATCGAGCGCGAGACGCTCACCTGGAACGGATTCGGCGATGCGACACGGGAGCTCGCCAGGAGCATCCTGAGCAGCGGTTTCGCGCCCGAGGTGGTCGTCGCGATCGCCCGTGGCGGACTGCTGCCGGCCGGCGCGATCGCATACGGGCTGGGCGCGAAGAACTGCGGCGCCATCAACGTCGAGTTCTACACCGGCATCGGCACCGTTCTCGACGCGCCGGAGGTGCTGCCGCCCGAGCTGGACATGGCCTACCTCGACGGACGCCGTGTGCTGCTGGTCGACGACGTCGCCGACTCCGGCCGCACCCTGGCGCTGGCCGTGCAGCTGCTGCAGGACAAGGGCGCCGACGTGCGCTCCGTCACGATCTACACCAAGCCCACCACGATCATCCAGCCCGACTTCGCCTGGAAGGACACCGATCTCTGGATCGACTTCCCGTGGTCGTTCCAGGGGACCGTGGCGGAGGAGGACGCGGGGCTCGTGCCCTCGGCCTGA